A window of the Phragmites australis chromosome 20, lpPhrAust1.1, whole genome shotgun sequence genome harbors these coding sequences:
- the LOC133901267 gene encoding protein HHL1, chloroplastic-like isoform X5, giving the protein MQQQRRAPQLPKIEDDGNPRFVMFIRTANVYFWYPLNVVTGGTTAKIMLASKDNFLGKYIYKDTLARNLAAVIYKITGSALSKDAEQAEGEEEKFRSKRRKKRKSKDGGMILSLSTSGAVRQAKQDL; this is encoded by the exons atgcagcagcagcggcgCGCGCCGCAGCTGCCCAAGATCGAGGACGACGGCAACCCGCGCTTCGTCATGTTCATCCGCACTGCAAAT GTCTACTTCTGGTACCCGCTCAACGTCGTGACCGGCGGAACGACGGCGAAGATCATGCTCGCGTCCAAGGACAACTTCCTCGGCAAGTACATCTACAAGGACACGCTCGCCAGGAACCTCGCCGCCGTCATTTACAAA ATCACAGGGTCTGCTCTCAGCAAGGATGCAGAGCAAGCAGAAGGGGAAGAAGAGAAATTCCGCTCAAAGAGACGAAAGAAGCGGAAGTCAAA AGACGGAGGGATGATTCTATCACTTAGCACATCAGGGGCCGTCAGACAAGCAAAGCAGGATCTGTGA
- the LOC133901267 gene encoding protein HHL1, chloroplastic-like isoform X3 encodes MQQQRRAPQLPKIEDDGNPRFVMFIRTANVYFWYPLNVVTGGTTAKIMLASKDNFLGKYIYKDTLARNLAAVIYKENGNIRSALMTSNVIEITGSALSKDAEQAEGEEEKFRSKRRKKRKSKDGGMILSLSTSGAVRQAKQDL; translated from the exons atgcagcagcagcggcgCGCGCCGCAGCTGCCCAAGATCGAGGACGACGGCAACCCGCGCTTCGTCATGTTCATCCGCACTGCAAAT GTCTACTTCTGGTACCCGCTCAACGTCGTGACCGGCGGAACGACGGCGAAGATCATGCTCGCGTCCAAGGACAACTTCCTCGGCAAGTACATCTACAAGGACACGCTCGCCAGGAACCTCGCCGCCGTCATTTACAAA GAAAATGGAAACATAAGATCTGCGCTGATGACAAGTAATGTGATCGAA ATCACAGGGTCTGCTCTCAGCAAGGATGCAGAGCAAGCAGAAGGGGAAGAAGAGAAATTCCGCTCAAAGAGACGAAAGAAGCGGAAGTCAAA AGACGGAGGGATGATTCTATCACTTAGCACATCAGGGGCCGTCAGACAAGCAAAGCAGGATCTGTGA
- the LOC133901267 gene encoding protein HHL1, chloroplastic-like isoform X2, with protein sequence MQQQRRAPQLPKIEDDGNPRFVMFIRTANVYFWYPLNVVTGGTTAKIMLASKDNFLGKYIYKDTLARNLAAVIYKLSKKDELKTVVDKVKDFFGEVTTELLCADHRVCSQQGCRASRRGRREIPLKETKEAEVKVGPQDGGMILSLSTSGAVRQAKQDL encoded by the exons atgcagcagcagcggcgCGCGCCGCAGCTGCCCAAGATCGAGGACGACGGCAACCCGCGCTTCGTCATGTTCATCCGCACTGCAAAT GTCTACTTCTGGTACCCGCTCAACGTCGTGACCGGCGGAACGACGGCGAAGATCATGCTCGCGTCCAAGGACAACTTCCTCGGCAAGTACATCTACAAGGACACGCTCGCCAGGAACCTCGCCGCCGTCATTTACAAA CTTTCAAAGAAGGACGAGCTCAAAACTGTGGTTGACAAGGTGAAGGACTTCTTTGGTGAAGTAACTACTGAGCTCCTTTGCGCAGATCACAGGGTCTGCTCTCAGCAAGGATGCAGAGCAAGCAGAAGGGGAAGAAGAGAAATTCCGCTCAAAGAGACGAAAGAAGCGGAAGTCAAAGTAGGGCCTCA AGACGGAGGGATGATTCTATCACTTAGCACATCAGGGGCCGTCAGACAAGCAAAGCAGGATCTGTGA
- the LOC133901267 gene encoding protein HHL1, chloroplastic-like isoform X1: MQQQRRAPQLPKIEDDGNPRFVMFIRTANVYFWYPLNVVTGGTTAKIMLASKDNFLGKYIYKDTLARNLAAVIYKENGNIRSALMTSNVIELSKKDELKTVVDKVKDFFGEVTTELLCADHRVCSQQGCRASRRGRREIPLKETKEAEVKVGPQDGGMILSLSTSGAVRQAKQDL; the protein is encoded by the exons atgcagcagcagcggcgCGCGCCGCAGCTGCCCAAGATCGAGGACGACGGCAACCCGCGCTTCGTCATGTTCATCCGCACTGCAAAT GTCTACTTCTGGTACCCGCTCAACGTCGTGACCGGCGGAACGACGGCGAAGATCATGCTCGCGTCCAAGGACAACTTCCTCGGCAAGTACATCTACAAGGACACGCTCGCCAGGAACCTCGCCGCCGTCATTTACAAA GAAAATGGAAACATAAGATCTGCGCTGATGACAAGTAATGTGATCGAA CTTTCAAAGAAGGACGAGCTCAAAACTGTGGTTGACAAGGTGAAGGACTTCTTTGGTGAAGTAACTACTGAGCTCCTTTGCGCAGATCACAGGGTCTGCTCTCAGCAAGGATGCAGAGCAAGCAGAAGGGGAAGAAGAGAAATTCCGCTCAAAGAGACGAAAGAAGCGGAAGTCAAAGTAGGGCCTCA AGACGGAGGGATGATTCTATCACTTAGCACATCAGGGGCCGTCAGACAAGCAAAGCAGGATCTGTGA
- the LOC133901267 gene encoding protein HHL1, chloroplastic-like isoform X4 codes for MLASKDNFLGKYIYKDTLARNLAAVIYKENGNIRSALMTSNVIELSKKDELKTVVDKVKDFFGEVTTELLCADHRVCSQQGCRASRRGRREIPLKETKEAEVKVGPQDGGMILSLSTSGAVRQAKQDL; via the exons ATGCTCGCGTCCAAGGACAACTTCCTCGGCAAGTACATCTACAAGGACACGCTCGCCAGGAACCTCGCCGCCGTCATTTACAAA GAAAATGGAAACATAAGATCTGCGCTGATGACAAGTAATGTGATCGAA CTTTCAAAGAAGGACGAGCTCAAAACTGTGGTTGACAAGGTGAAGGACTTCTTTGGTGAAGTAACTACTGAGCTCCTTTGCGCAGATCACAGGGTCTGCTCTCAGCAAGGATGCAGAGCAAGCAGAAGGGGAAGAAGAGAAATTCCGCTCAAAGAGACGAAAGAAGCGGAAGTCAAAGTAGGGCCTCA AGACGGAGGGATGATTCTATCACTTAGCACATCAGGGGCCGTCAGACAAGCAAAGCAGGATCTGTGA
- the LOC133901267 gene encoding protein HHL1, chloroplastic-like isoform X6, with protein MQQQRRAPQLPKIEDDGNPRFVMFIRTANVYFWYPLNVVTGGTTAKIMLASKDNFLGKYIYKDTLARNLAAVIYKENGNIRSALMTSNVIEITGSALSKDAEQAEGEEEKFRSKRRKKRKSK; from the exons atgcagcagcagcggcgCGCGCCGCAGCTGCCCAAGATCGAGGACGACGGCAACCCGCGCTTCGTCATGTTCATCCGCACTGCAAAT GTCTACTTCTGGTACCCGCTCAACGTCGTGACCGGCGGAACGACGGCGAAGATCATGCTCGCGTCCAAGGACAACTTCCTCGGCAAGTACATCTACAAGGACACGCTCGCCAGGAACCTCGCCGCCGTCATTTACAAA GAAAATGGAAACATAAGATCTGCGCTGATGACAAGTAATGTGATCGAA ATCACAGGGTCTGCTCTCAGCAAGGATGCAGAGCAAGCAGAAGGGGAAGAAGAGAAATTCCGCTCAAAGAGACGAAAGAAGCGGAAGTCAAAGTAG